Within Anolis sagrei isolate rAnoSag1 chromosome 3, rAnoSag1.mat, whole genome shotgun sequence, the genomic segment TGATCCTGGAGGGGTCTCTCCTCACTTGGGCGTTGGGAAGCATTGCACTGGTGCTCTGGTGTGCTCCAAGGCAAAGGcattgtccctgattgtttggcCTGCAAAGGCAGTGGCAGCAGTGGCCCTTCGAAGAGGAAGGTTGCCCGGAGCCTGCTTACGGGCCCTCTGTCCCATTGAAGGGCTCCTCCTTCTCAATGGTCACTGAGACCCGGACCCTCAATGTCCCACAGCCGGAGCCCAGTGTCCAGTTCCCACTCAGGTGCTGGCCGGTGCCCTTGGCTGCAGGAAGGGTGACCCTGAGCTGTTGGCAGGCATCCGGCCCACAGGCCAGGTGGAGGGTCCCCTCTGGGTCATGGTAGGCGCATTGGGACAGGGCACTGGCCTCTCCTTCCTCGGAGGAGACCTTGTCCTCCACCCGGCAGCGGACAGAGCCAGAAGGGCGCCGAGGACACACCAGCTGCTCTTTCTTGACCCCTGGGAGGCTGAGCCCCTTGAGGTGAGTGGGACTCCCACAGAGCGCATGCGCATTGACCAagtcatcggcatactggagcCAGTCGGCCAGGTAGAGCAGGTGGCAATCGCAGGCCCAAGGGTTGCCCCTCAGAGCTATGTAGAAGAGGGCAAAGCTGTAATCAAAGATGCCCTCCGGAACGGTCACCAGCTGGTTGTGCGACAGGTCCAAAGCCTCCAAGCTGCTGAGGTTGGCCAGCAACTCCCGAGGAAGCCCACTGAGGTTGTTGTGGCCCAACTGCAGCCGGGTGAGGGCCTGCAGACCCTGGAAGATGCTGGCGGGTAAGTGGTGGAGGCGGTTGTGGGACAGCGTCAGGACGGACAGGTTTGGGAGCAGAGCACCGAAGAGTCCTTCTGGGAGGGTCTCCAGCTGGTTGTGGGCCACAGAGAGCTCCACCAGGCTGGGGGTCCCGAGGAAGAGCCCCTCTGGCAGTACCTTCAGCTGGTTGCCGTCCAGGTGCAAGAAGGTCAGGTTGGCCATTGAGGAGAAAAGGGCAACCGGCAGCTCCTGGAGGGCGTTGTGTTGGAGGTGAAGCCTCCTCAGGCGGGTTTGCTCGGAGAAGACCCCCTCAGGGAGTTCAGCCAGGGCATTCCCATCCAGGTAGAGCTCTCGGAGGTCAGTCTGGCTGTGGAAGATCTCAAAAGGGAGGCAGGACAGGTTGTTGTCGCTCAGACGCAGAACCCGCAACTGAGGCAGTGGGTCAAAGACCCCCTCTGGCAGGCTGGAGAGGCCGTTCTGGGACAGAGAGAGGGTCTCCAGGCCTCCTACGGGGTGGAAGACACCTGGAAGAAGAGCCCTGATGCGGTTGCCTCGAAGGTGGAGCTCCTGGAGTGCCGGGGTGTTGTGGAAGACCTCCTCTTCCAGGGTCTCCACAGGGCTGAACTGGACAGAGAGCACGCTCAGGCTGCCCAGGCCACAGAAGCTCTCAGCATGCAGCCTGGTCAGCCGGCTGGAGGAGATGGCCAGCTCCTGGAGGCCAGTCAGCCCCGCAAAGGCCCCCTCACCCAAGGAGTGGAGAGGGCTGCAGAGGAAGACCAGTTTGCGGAGGGCGGCGTTGCCACTGCTTCCGTTGGCGAAGGCTCCACTGAGGAGGGAACCCAGAGAGGTCTCCACGAAGAAGAGCTGTGTGGCGTTGTCGGGGATCTCCTCTGGGACGTGGGCAAGGCACTCTTCGGAGCAGAAGACGGTCACATTCCCAAAGCACTGGCAGGACTCTGGGCAAAAGGGGTCTGCACCGGGCAGCTGGACAAGGAGCAGCCAGAGCAGGAGTGGCGGCAGGAGGAGGCGGGCCTGGCCCCCGGGGGTCCCTCTGCCCTGCAAGGGAAGGAAAGGCATGCACAGGTCAGTCTGTCAGTCAGGGTCCTTGGACGGAAGTGGGGTGGGAGCCAGGGTAGAAAAGGGGTGGCCATTGTGTTCAGTGCCTCATTTTGGCCTATAGAAGCCCAGCTTACAGGCAAAGGCAACAGAGGTGTTTAGTACTTAGTAGAAGAGCCAGCACAAGGTCAACTTGTGTGTCTTGGGTCAAATGTCCTGATCGCTCTGTGCTTTTACCTTTCTATTTGATGAAAAGATGATGAACCTGAGTGACCCACTGGGCCCCCATTttggaaaagaaagcaaagaggGGAAAGGGGTCTTCTCAATCTATCCAAAGCAATTAGAAAAGCACAGAGATTGGTGGGGCTAACGAACCCTGGAACGACTGTGAGAAGacattattttctgtattgtcaaaggctttcatggccagaatcactggattgttgtaggattttccgggctatatggccatgctctagaggcattttctcctgacatttcgcctgcatctgtggcaagcatcctgaggatgcttgccacagatgcaggcgaaatgtcaggagaaaatgcctctagaacatggccatatagcccggaaaatccTTCAACAACCCATTATTTTCTATTGTCTAAGACAAACCCATTAGGGGAAAAAGGGCTTCTGCCTGGTACAAACTagctaaagaaaaaaaagagagtcttcatTACATAAACATATTCACACCTACTTTTATGTTAATTTCTTGATGAATTAATGACGTACTGCTGTTTGTCATGGCCAATCAACAGAGCTTTTATGTAAATACACATGGTAATAAATTCCTGCTCATATCGCTTTTTCCCAGGAGCTTCTTTTCTCCGTTCTGCAGAATGCGAATAATTAAATGCAAATTGATTTCCCATATTAGGAAGTGCTTTTTCAAATCCCACTATTCTCTGCACAATCCCCAGACACAGAGAGACCTCTGAGGGCCTTTAGTGGATGAGCGCGGCTGAGGAAGGCTGCTTGGCACACAGCCCTTGAGGCTTCTCACAGGCAAAGGCAATGTTGGAACCTGTGCCTGTTGGGCTCAAGCTCCCGAGCCCCCCAGGTTTGGAGGTGTTTAgcttggatctgtaattggttaagtggacgaacacagagagtgctcactaatgcttcctcttcatcttggaaagaagtgacaagtggagtgccacaagcagggttccgtcctgggcccggtcctgttcaacatctttattaatgacttagatgaagggcgagaaggcaggatcatcacatttgcagacgggaccaaatggggagggatagccaagactccagaggacaggagcaggactcaaagggatcttgacagattagagagatgatgggccaaaattaacaaaatgaagttcaacagtgacaaatgcaagatactccactttggcagaaaaaatgaaatgcaaagagacagaatgggggacaatgcctggctcgagagcagtacgtgtgaaaaagatcttggagtcctcgtggacaacaagttaaacatgagccaggaatgtgatccggcggcaaaaaaagccaatgggattttggcctgcatcaagaggagcagagtgtctagatctaaggaagtaatgctacccctctattctggttagaccacatctggaatattgtgtccaattctgggcaccacaattgaagggagatgttgacaagctggaatgtgtccagaggagggcgactcaaatgatcaagggtctggagaacaagccctatgaggagcggtttagggaactgggcatgtttagcctgaagaggagaaggctgtgaggagatatgatagccatgtataaatttgtgagaggaagccacagggaggagggagcaagcttgttttctgcttccttggagactaggacgcggaacaatggcttcaaactacaagagaggagattccatctgaacattaggaagaacttcctgactgtgagagccattcagcagtggaactctctgccccggagtgtggtggaggctccttctttggaagcttttaagcagaggctggatggccatctgtcaggggtgatttgaatgcaatattcctgcttcttggcagaatggggatggactggatggcccatgaggtctcttccaactctttgattctatgattctatgattctatggagaagAGAGGTTTGAgcgggacatgagagccatgcttaGGCATTCAAGAGGAGGTCCCATCAAGGAgaagccttcttttcttctcctccagAGACTAGACAAGAGAGCAGGAGAGAAAAGGCACAACTGctcgacaccttctttgcctcagtctctTCCTCCCAAAAGGTAAACCTTGGAAGAACGGAGCAGAGggtgcagaaggggaaacagaacAAAGCAGGTGAAGAGGCAGTACAGGAATACCTGCCTACGCTCAataaattcaagtctccagggccaggtgAACTATATcctagacaggggcggctcgtccattacgcgaagtaagcggtcgcagaacactttttttttgccaggggcgcagaggcgcctctgtaaatgccccttgaccgccacttgaggaggagcgccccctcagctcacaacagccctagcagtccggggggagcctcggctttcttgcctcactgctgggcgatcctcttcccaaaggggccgggcccttgagccgaggctcgcccctctcgttcctgctccacctggccacctgctcaatcgttctccgtgtttgagcccttccccatgaccggctccctttcccaattccctggcgctccacccgcctcctctcctctccgcgcctggcctgcttcaggtccggaggaatgtctgaagaccccagcatgcgcaccaaaagtcacctcttctcctgacgttctcttcagccattgggaccgagagagagagtgagagtgagagagagcccctccggctggaggtatctcccacctccgctccctcctttgtttttgcgcctaccgtcaggaaaggtgggcatctccacctctctctctctctctcttggtcccaatggctgaggagaaagtcaggagaagaggtgacttttggtgcacacgccggggtcttcaggcacgcctccggacccaaagcaggccaggcaagggagcaaatgcggcaggtgtagttactgggatgtatagttcacctacaatcaaagagcattcttaactccaccaatgatggaattgaaccaaatatggcacacagaactcccacgacgaacagaaaatatatatcaatgattggttgggggggggggcgccaaaatattgtttgcttaccattaaaaattacctagggccgcctctgatcctAGAGCAGGGAAAGAACTAGTAGATCCTGGCTGACTGGCCCTGGAGATTTCTAAACAGtcaggatgaccatctgttgggagggcttggattgtgttttccttcACAGCTGAAGGTGGgttgagactggatggcctttggaatcCCTTCCAGTGTATATAAAGGGATTCCACAAAAAATATCGAGGGTGTCTTACCAACTGTGAGCTGGAAATGTACACCCATCCCTTTCCACCTGCCTGAGCAGGACCTATCAAGACAGGAGCATTTGCACCCTCACCTCCCAACATGGCACCCGGAGTCCTGGATCTGGCAGCCCTCCCTCCTCAGGAGTGCCCCCCTTCCCCACAAGCCCCTGCTTGGTGGCTGGAGAGCCGCCACCCCTTGCCCACCCCACTTGGCTTTGCTTAgactctttgagtctccttgtggagagcaAAAGAGGAGAATCAATACACCTAATCAGAATCCTAATCCTAGCCATTGCTTGGCTCGGCTCCCCTTTGGAGTCCCTGTGGGACCCTTACCCTCCATGCAGCAAGGCTCCCATGAAGCGCCATCGTGCTGTCCTCGTCCATGTCGGCCGGGCCCCTTGTCCAGGGGTGTTTACCACCTGCGTCATGGGGGTCACTGACCGGCCGTGCTTTGCCCACCTCCTGCTTCTGGCTTATCGGAGACAGAGATTCCAGGCAAAGGCTGGCAGCTGCAGAGGGACCTGGGCGTAAAGCAGGTGGGCTGAAATGGCCTTGGCGTGACAGCCTGAGGGCAGCTGCCGCTAGACACACGTCCCAAGAGATCATACATGTCCACAGGCACTGCCACTGGCAAAGGGCGAGGGGGagccatgcacacacacaaggcAGGAATgctgggaaggagggggtgtCGGAGTTTTAAAACACACtaaccttcgacaaggtcccccatgaccttctggcaaggaaactagtccaatgtgggcgaggcaaaactacggtgaggtggatctgtaattggttaagtggacgaacacagaaagtgctcactaatgcttcctcttcatcttggaaagaagtgacaagtggagtgccgcagggttcccccctgggcccggtcctgttcaacatcttgattaatgactgagatgaaaggctagaaggcatgatcatcaagtttgcagatgacaccaaattgggagggatagccaagactccagaggacaggagcaggattcaaaacgatcttgacagattagagggatgatgggccaaaactaacaaaatgaagttcaacagggacaaatgcaagatactccactttggcagaaaaaatgaaatgcaaagatacagaatgggggacaatgcctggctcgagagcagtacatgtgaaaaagatcttggagtcctcgtggacaacaagttaaacatgagccaggaatgtgacgtggcggcaaaaaaagccaatgggattttggcctgcatcaataggagcctagtgtctagatctaaggaagtcatgctccccatgctctattccgctttggttagaccacatctggaatattgtgtccaattctgggcaccacaattgaagagagatattgactctaagctggaatgtgtccagaggagggcgactaaaatgatcaagggtctggagaacaagccctatgaggagcggcttagggaactgggcatgtttagccagaagaagagaaggctgagaggagatatgatgagagccatgtataaatatgtgagaggaagccacagggaggagggagcaagcttgttttctgcttccttggagattaggacaaggaacaatggcttcaaactacaagagaggagattccatctgaacacgaggaagaacttcctgactgtgagagccgttcagcagtggaactctctgccccagagtgtggtggaggctccttctctggaggctttgaagcagaggctggatggccatttgtcaggggtgatttgaatgcaatattcctgcttcttggcagaatggggttggactggatggcccaggaggtctcttccaactctttgattctaggattctatgataacctatgggttgttgtaggttttttcaggctatatggccatgatctagtggcattttctcctgatgttttgcctgcatctatggcaagcatcctcagaggtcgtgaggtctattggaacaaGCGAGCTCTAATTTGTCGTTTAACCCTTGTGGGTGTACTGTCTGCAGTTTAGCGATCCAAAATGCTTCTCTCTGTAGTAAAGTGCTATTTTGATCTCAAATTAGAGCTCACTTGCTTTCTGTAATGAACTGATATCCTTAAAAGGGAGTAATCTCTTGTATCTAATTGCTCGCAATTAAAAGCAGAAGCAGGCTACACTATACTGAAGTTTCTTTGCGGAGCCATTGATGCTATTAATGTAAGTAAATTCCTGGTTTTGTTTATATAAGAATTTTCAAAATATAACTGGGTGCCACTTAGCATATCTATTATTTTGTCCTTTCTAAATTTAGTACAATTACCTTTGATTTAATGAaagaagcctgaagaagagaattttGTTCTTGAAACAAAGACACAAAAGCACCCGGGGAACCTTGTTGTGGACTCCCGAGTTGGCTGAAAGCAACACGAACTGTTTTCCAGTTTTGATACTCTCAAGCTTGTGGAATACAAAGTGAACTTTTGTTGAAACATTATGGACATATTCTCAAGTGTACTAAACACAATGTGAACTGCCTTTAAGTTTGATATATTCATTGATGTATATGTCCTATgaaattatgttgtaaaccgtatatattttgtttgttacacTATTGAAGTTACTTAAACTTGTACCTATGTTGAAGCTTGTTTAAATAGGACAGTTGCTTATTTACAACTGATTTATAGATCTCTGTGTTATTAgagactgcatcaataggagcctagtgcctaggaagaacttcctgactgtgagagccgttcagcagtggaactctctgccccggtgtgtggtggaggctccttctttggaagcttttaagcagaggctggatggccatctgtcaggggtgatttgaatgcaatattcctgcttcttggcagaatgggggtggactggatggcccaggaggtctcttccaactctttgattctaggattctatgatctagggaagtcctgctccgcatgctctattctgccttggttagaccacattacctggaatattgtgtccaattctgggcaccaccattcaagagagatattgactctaagctggaatgtgtccagaggagggcgactcaaatgatcaagggtctggagaagaagccctatgaggagcggcttaaagagctgggcatgtttagcctgaagaagagaaggctgagaggggatatgatgagggccatggataaatacgtgagaggaagccacagggaggagggagcagatcaagggtctggagaacaagccc encodes:
- the LOC137096537 gene encoding carboxypeptidase N subunit 2-like, with protein sequence MISWDVCLAAAALRLSRQGHFSPPALRPGPSAAASLCLESLSPISQKQEVGKARPVSDPHDAGGKHPWTRGPADMDEDSTMALHGSLAAWRGRGTPGGQARLLLPPLLLWLLLVQLPGADPFCPESCQCFGNVTVFCSEECLAHVPEEIPDNATQLFFVETSLGSLLSGAFANGSSGNAALRKLVFLCSPLHSLGEGAFAGLTGLQELAISSSRLTRLHAESFCGLGSLSVLSVQFSPVETLEEEVFHNTPALQELHLRGNRIRALLPGVFHPVGGLETLSLSQNGLSSLPEGVFDPLPQLRVLRLSDNNLSCLPFEIFHSQTDLRELYLDGNALAELPEGVFSEQTRLRRLHLQHNALQELPVALFSSMANLTFLHLDGNQLKVLPEGLFLGTPSLVELSVAHNQLETLPEGLFGALLPNLSVLTLSHNRLHHLPASIFQGLQALTRLQLGHNNLSGLPRELLANLSSLEALDLSHNQLVTVPEGIFDYSFALFYIALRGNPWACDCHLLYLADWLQYADDLVNAHALCGSPTHLKGLSLPGVKKEQLVCPRRPSGSVRCRVEDKVSSEEGEASALSQCAYHDPEGTLHLACGPDACQQLRVTLPAAKGTGQHLSGNWTLGSGCGTLRVRVSVTIEKEEPFNGTEGP